One genomic window of Quadrisphaera setariae includes the following:
- a CDS encoding EAL domain-containing protein, translating to MPQLPAHRAALREPAGWDVADLRELVAGGRSAGQLLVRYQPVVSTATSEPLAVEALVRWQRPDGSLVPPDLFIGAAEAAGLGAALDEVVLHEALHQVLRWDAAGIRVHRVGVNLGRSSIERTDLVDAVARACACAGTGPDRLALEVLEHERLHLDDGVLDRLQALVDAGTTLAVDDFGCGYGDVGRLAQLPVGLVKLDRSLLPGSGTPLARTAPDPERLLAASVALARAVGAEVTAEGVETPEQRDACARAGVGHLQGWLFAPALEPDAVVALWRAHAAQLPEQRLAASSS from the coding sequence GTGCCCCAGCTCCCCGCCCACCGCGCCGCCCTGCGCGAGCCGGCTGGCTGGGACGTGGCTGACCTGCGAGAGCTGGTCGCCGGCGGGCGGTCCGCAGGACAGCTCCTGGTCCGCTACCAACCCGTGGTCAGCACCGCCACGTCCGAGCCCCTCGCGGTGGAGGCGCTGGTCCGCTGGCAGCGCCCCGACGGCTCGCTGGTGCCGCCCGACCTCTTCATCGGCGCCGCCGAGGCCGCCGGGCTGGGGGCCGCGCTGGACGAGGTCGTCCTCCACGAGGCGCTGCACCAGGTGCTGCGCTGGGACGCCGCCGGCATCCGCGTGCACCGCGTGGGCGTGAACCTGGGCCGCAGCAGCATCGAGCGCACGGACCTCGTGGACGCGGTGGCCCGCGCCTGCGCGTGCGCCGGCACCGGACCCGACCGGCTGGCGCTGGAGGTGCTCGAGCACGAGCGGCTCCACCTCGACGACGGCGTGCTCGACCGGCTGCAGGCGCTCGTCGACGCCGGCACCACCCTCGCCGTGGACGACTTCGGCTGCGGCTACGGCGACGTGGGCCGCCTCGCCCAGCTGCCGGTGGGCCTGGTCAAGCTGGACCGCTCGCTGCTGCCCGGCAGCGGCACCCCGCTGGCGCGCACCGCCCCCGACCCCGAACGGCTCCTCGCCGCCTCGGTCGCCCTGGCCCGAGCGGTCGGCGCCGAGGTGACCGCCGAGGGCGTCGAGACCCCCGAGCAGCGCGACGCCTGCGCCCGGGCGGGCGTCGGGCACCTGCAGGGCTGGCTCTTCGCGCCCGCGCTGGAGCCCGACGCCGTGGTCGCGCTGTGGCGCGCCCACGCGGCGCAGCTGCCCGAGCAGCGGCTGGCCGCGTCGTCGTCCTGA
- a CDS encoding MMPL family transporter: protein MARWLSALGSLVARRPRTTIGTWLVLLALGVTGYLTLGGTLSSTVSLPGTPTARVAEQLQQEFPDASGGSGTVVFHAEDGAALTDAQRSEISALLARVAQTPGVKGTVDPFTTTAQRDQQAQQLEGGQQQIDAARAQLDAGQAQLTAGRAQLEALPAAAQQSPRVQAQLAALEQQQTQLDAGRAQLEEQARQADLGSRLVAVSEGVRQVSADGGTALGVVQFALPQDQVTPETKEAVVSQLQSDEGRSTIPGVQVALSQELVQEVPEVFGPGEAVGLVIAAVTLLVVLGTAIAAAVPIVSAVVGVGVGVTAALSLSGVVDMISVTPILGVMLGLAVGIDYSLFLINRHRRQLLHGMPLRASIALATGTAGNAVVFAGLTVVIALAALNVTGIGFLGLMGTVGAFCVLVAVAMAVTFTPAVLSLLGARVLRRKERAFYDRHDAAAEQQRHDDDAAEAAAQRALRPMRTGRAVVTVVLGVAVLGLLAVPAASLRLGLPDGSSESADSTQYQAFELTERAFGAGANGPLLVVADLPQPLTGTDQLAEQVRVAEQLKGLADVAAVAPIGASADSRLLAFQVVPVSGPTAEATEVLVQDIRALPEGYGVAGVASGNIDVSEKLAGALPGYLGLVVGLSLLILVVVFRSLLVPLTATLGFVLSLFATLGAITAVYQWGWLASVFGVTTPGPVLSFLPTIVIGIMFGLAMDYQLFLVSGMREAYAHGAHARTAVTAGVKAGRRVVVAAAIIMISVFAGFIGSDSVIIRSFGFGLAFGVLADAFVVRLLVIPAVMHLLGRSAWWLPGWLARVLPDVDVEGASLERSHAGAGAGAGAGATVAGGAAEAAPTR from the coding sequence GTGGCCCGCTGGCTGTCCGCGCTCGGCTCCCTGGTGGCGCGCCGCCCCCGCACGACCATCGGCACCTGGCTGGTGCTCCTGGCCCTGGGGGTGACCGGCTACCTCACCCTCGGCGGCACCCTGTCGTCCACGGTGAGCCTGCCCGGGACGCCGACGGCGAGGGTCGCCGAGCAGCTGCAGCAGGAGTTCCCCGACGCCAGCGGCGGCAGCGGCACGGTGGTGTTCCACGCCGAGGACGGCGCCGCCCTCACCGACGCCCAGCGCTCGGAGATCTCCGCGCTGCTCGCCCGCGTCGCCCAGACCCCCGGGGTCAAGGGCACCGTCGACCCCTTCACCACCACCGCCCAGCGGGACCAGCAGGCGCAGCAGCTGGAGGGCGGCCAGCAGCAGATCGACGCTGCACGCGCCCAGCTCGACGCCGGGCAGGCGCAGCTCACCGCCGGCCGGGCGCAGCTGGAGGCGCTGCCGGCCGCCGCGCAGCAGAGCCCGCGCGTGCAGGCCCAGCTGGCGGCGCTGGAGCAGCAGCAGACCCAGCTCGACGCCGGCAGGGCCCAGCTGGAGGAGCAGGCCCGCCAGGCGGACCTCGGCAGCCGCCTGGTCGCCGTGTCCGAGGGCGTCCGCCAGGTCTCCGCCGACGGCGGCACCGCCCTCGGCGTCGTGCAGTTCGCGCTCCCGCAGGACCAGGTCACGCCCGAGACCAAGGAGGCCGTGGTCAGCCAGCTGCAGAGCGACGAGGGCCGTTCGACCATCCCCGGCGTGCAGGTGGCGCTCAGCCAGGAGCTGGTCCAGGAGGTCCCCGAGGTCTTCGGCCCCGGGGAGGCCGTCGGCCTCGTGATCGCCGCCGTGACGCTGCTCGTGGTGCTCGGCACCGCCATCGCCGCGGCCGTGCCGATCGTCTCGGCCGTCGTGGGGGTGGGCGTCGGCGTCACCGCGGCGCTGTCCCTGTCCGGCGTCGTCGACATGATCTCCGTGACGCCGATCCTCGGGGTCATGCTGGGACTGGCGGTCGGCATCGACTACTCCCTCTTCCTCATCAACCGCCACCGCCGCCAGCTGCTCCACGGGATGCCGCTGCGCGCCTCCATCGCCCTGGCCACCGGCACCGCCGGCAACGCCGTCGTCTTCGCCGGCCTCACCGTGGTCATCGCGCTCGCGGCGCTCAACGTCACCGGCATCGGCTTCCTCGGGCTCATGGGCACCGTCGGCGCCTTCTGCGTGCTCGTGGCCGTGGCCATGGCCGTGACGTTCACGCCCGCCGTGCTCTCCCTCCTGGGCGCCCGGGTGCTGCGGCGCAAGGAGCGGGCGTTCTACGACCGGCACGACGCCGCCGCCGAGCAGCAGCGCCACGACGACGACGCGGCCGAGGCGGCCGCCCAGCGGGCCCTGAGGCCCATGCGCACCGGTCGCGCCGTCGTCACCGTGGTCCTCGGCGTGGCCGTGCTGGGGCTGCTCGCCGTGCCCGCGGCCTCGCTGCGCCTCGGCCTGCCCGACGGCTCCTCGGAGTCCGCCGACTCCACCCAGTACCAGGCGTTCGAGCTCACCGAGCGCGCCTTCGGCGCCGGCGCCAACGGGCCGCTGCTCGTGGTGGCCGACCTGCCCCAGCCCCTGACCGGCACCGACCAGCTCGCCGAGCAGGTCCGCGTGGCCGAGCAGCTCAAGGGGCTGGCCGACGTCGCCGCCGTCGCCCCGATCGGCGCCTCCGCCGACTCGCGGCTCCTGGCGTTCCAGGTGGTGCCGGTGAGCGGACCCACCGCCGAGGCGACCGAGGTGCTCGTCCAGGACATCCGCGCCCTGCCCGAGGGGTACGGGGTCGCCGGGGTGGCCAGCGGCAACATCGACGTCTCGGAGAAGCTCGCCGGCGCGCTCCCGGGCTACCTCGGTCTGGTGGTCGGGCTGTCGCTGCTCATCCTCGTCGTCGTCTTCAGGTCCCTGCTGGTGCCCCTCACGGCGACGCTGGGCTTCGTTCTCTCGCTGTTCGCCACCCTCGGCGCCATCACCGCGGTCTACCAGTGGGGCTGGCTCGCCTCCGTCTTCGGCGTCACCACGCCCGGCCCGGTGCTGAGCTTCCTGCCGACGATCGTCATCGGGATCATGTTCGGGCTGGCGATGGACTACCAGCTCTTCCTCGTGTCCGGCATGCGAGAGGCCTACGCCCACGGCGCTCACGCGCGCACCGCCGTCACGGCGGGCGTGAAGGCGGGGCGCCGCGTGGTGGTCGCCGCGGCGATCATCATGATCTCGGTGTTCGCCGGCTTCATCGGCTCCGACTCGGTGATCATCAGGTCGTTCGGGTTCGGGCTGGCCTTCGGCGTGCTGGCCGACGCCTTCGTGGTGCGGCTGCTCGTCATCCCCGCCGTCATGCACCTCCTCGGCCGCAGCGCCTGGTGGCTGCCGGGGTGGCTGGCCCGGGTGCTGCCCGACGTGGACGTGGAGGGTGCCTCCCTCGAGCGCTCCCACGCGGGGGCAGGCGCGGGGGCCGGCGCAGGCGCGACCGTCGCCGGGGGCGCTGCGGAGGCTGCTCCGACCAGGTGA
- a CDS encoding DUF4383 domain-containing protein, with the protein MSAPRTDVSATGGHHELRSTTRVVGVVFLLVGVLGFVPGVTTQYDAMAAAGHHSGAMLLGVFQVSVLHNVVHLLYGVVGLAMSRTRPAARVYLVGGGLVYAVLWVYGLLVDQDSAANLVPLNSADNRLHLVLAVGMVGLGLVVGKRRPPRDVRAAS; encoded by the coding sequence GTGTCCGCACCCCGCACCGACGTCTCCGCCACCGGCGGCCACCACGAGCTGCGCAGCACCACGCGCGTCGTCGGCGTCGTCTTCCTCCTCGTGGGGGTGCTCGGCTTCGTGCCGGGGGTCACCACGCAGTACGACGCGATGGCCGCGGCCGGCCACCACTCCGGAGCGATGCTCCTGGGGGTGTTCCAGGTCTCGGTGCTCCACAACGTCGTGCACCTGCTGTACGGCGTGGTGGGGCTGGCCATGTCCCGCACGCGACCGGCCGCCCGGGTCTACCTCGTGGGCGGTGGCCTCGTGTACGCCGTGCTGTGGGTCTACGGCCTGCTGGTCGACCAGGACAGCGCAGCCAACCTCGTGCCGCTGAACAGCGCCGACAACCGGCTCCACCTGGTGCTCGCGGTCGGCATGGTCGGGCTGGGCCTGGTCGTGGGGAAGCGCCGCCCTCCGCGCGACGTGCGCGCCGCCTCCTGA
- a CDS encoding cell wall-binding repeat-containing protein, whose protein sequence is MDCRLPRPARHRAPLGVAVTAAAIVSALALTSSAPALAAVTAFGAPASLAIAGGTLGDADGIAVAGSTTYVLDGTAKKVIALDASGAVTAVADLSSLTTSPSDIAVNGTTMYVADSSKNQIASFTMPVSGTTTPALTVVVGNTSGAPGVPVPGTVSTSGAGGAGLRGPRGIDVDGSGNLYIADTGNNQVLKVTGTTLSIIAGNGSSSGGTTPPTQPGNVSLSTPEDVAVDASGVVYVAESGNSGRIDKIDSTGTTLSVLGSVAGATSLDVSSGTVAVTSGTGVVALDAASGGSATSIATGMMSADAVTFGADGTVWVADANGSSSKVWKIAPAASAGAPVITSPSTLTAPSGTALSRTLTATGSPTGWQLLSATPAASGLGFSNATTGTLTWPAPTAGSYTVVVRASGSSGAYYDKTITLNVGAVPAAPAAAPKATPGQGSATVTWTAPTASSVAGEAVTGYTITPYVGTTAGTPVTAAAGATSTVVSGLTSGTAYTFTVAATNAFGAGAASAASTAVTPFGGFVQPAAGLTRYEGGTRVQTAVSVSQKLFPGTGSSRAVVIASSTNYADSLAGARLASAVGGPLLLTDPLALNTEVASEVARVLAVPAAAAAGSTPAASAGSAPSQTAVGTVYLLGGTSAVSAAVETAVKAVNAKYTVTRISGTDRFDTAVKIAAQTAADDGGASAPIYVASGTNYPDGLAVAALAARTGGVVLLTDGSKMPDATLKYLQTYDPNSELLVAVGGPAAKATSGHGADRAVIGTDRYDTARRVAELFTAPTGSAPVRSVGLATGDNWPDALAGAAAMGNLDGPLLLTPSGALSPSTSSALTALAKKGRPTSALVFGGSSVVSTGTANDFTSGATR, encoded by the coding sequence GTGGACTGCCGACTGCCGCGCCCCGCCCGCCACCGAGCCCCGCTCGGCGTCGCAGTCACCGCTGCCGCGATCGTGTCCGCGCTCGCACTGACGAGCTCCGCACCAGCGCTGGCCGCGGTGACCGCCTTCGGCGCGCCCGCCTCGCTGGCGATCGCAGGCGGCACCCTCGGAGACGCCGACGGCATCGCCGTGGCGGGGAGCACCACGTACGTGCTGGACGGTACGGCCAAGAAGGTGATCGCCCTGGACGCGAGCGGAGCGGTCACCGCCGTGGCCGATCTGTCGAGCTTGACGACGTCACCCTCCGACATCGCAGTCAACGGAACGACCATGTACGTCGCAGACAGCAGCAAGAACCAGATCGCCTCTTTCACCATGCCGGTGAGCGGCACCACGACGCCAGCGCTCACGGTCGTCGTGGGCAACACCAGCGGAGCACCGGGCGTGCCCGTGCCAGGGACCGTGAGCACCTCGGGAGCCGGCGGGGCCGGTCTGCGCGGACCGCGCGGCATCGACGTCGACGGCAGCGGCAATCTCTACATCGCCGACACTGGAAACAACCAGGTGCTCAAGGTCACAGGCACCACCCTGTCGATCATCGCCGGTAACGGCAGCAGCAGCGGCGGCACCACTCCCCCGACCCAGCCGGGGAACGTCTCCCTGTCCACCCCCGAGGACGTGGCGGTCGACGCGTCGGGCGTGGTCTACGTGGCCGAGTCCGGCAACAGCGGCCGGATCGACAAGATCGACTCGACGGGGACCACCCTGTCGGTACTCGGGTCCGTCGCCGGCGCGACCTCCCTGGACGTCTCCTCGGGCACCGTTGCCGTCACCAGCGGGACGGGCGTCGTGGCCCTGGATGCTGCCTCGGGAGGCAGCGCCACCTCCATCGCCACGGGAATGATGTCCGCCGACGCGGTGACCTTCGGCGCTGACGGCACGGTGTGGGTGGCGGACGCGAACGGCAGCTCGTCCAAGGTGTGGAAGATCGCCCCTGCGGCTAGCGCTGGCGCACCGGTCATCACGTCGCCGTCCACGCTCACCGCGCCCTCCGGCACCGCGCTGAGCCGCACACTGACGGCCACTGGCTCACCCACGGGATGGCAGCTCCTCAGCGCCACCCCTGCGGCGAGCGGGCTGGGCTTCAGCAACGCGACGACAGGGACGCTCACCTGGCCGGCGCCGACCGCAGGCTCCTACACGGTCGTCGTGAGGGCGAGTGGCAGCTCCGGGGCCTACTACGACAAGACCATCACGCTGAACGTCGGGGCCGTGCCGGCGGCGCCGGCGGCTGCCCCCAAGGCGACCCCCGGACAGGGCAGCGCGACTGTCACGTGGACGGCTCCGACGGCCAGCTCGGTCGCGGGCGAGGCCGTCACCGGCTACACGATCACTCCCTACGTCGGCACCACTGCCGGGACACCGGTCACCGCGGCAGCCGGTGCCACGAGCACCGTCGTCTCGGGCCTGACCTCCGGCACCGCGTACACGTTCACCGTCGCGGCGACCAACGCCTTCGGCGCCGGTGCTGCGTCGGCGGCGTCGACGGCGGTGACGCCGTTCGGCGGTTTCGTGCAGCCCGCGGCAGGGCTGACCCGCTACGAGGGCGGCACCCGCGTGCAGACCGCGGTGTCGGTGTCCCAGAAGCTCTTCCCCGGCACCGGCAGCAGCCGCGCGGTGGTCATCGCCTCCTCCACCAACTACGCCGACTCCCTGGCCGGGGCCCGCCTGGCGTCGGCCGTCGGCGGTCCGCTGCTGCTCACCGACCCCCTGGCGCTGAACACCGAGGTCGCCTCCGAGGTGGCGCGGGTGCTGGCCGTACCGGCCGCAGCGGCCGCCGGCTCCACCCCCGCCGCGAGCGCCGGCAGCGCTCCGTCGCAGACGGCCGTCGGCACGGTGTACCTGCTCGGCGGCACGTCGGCGGTCTCAGCAGCCGTCGAGACCGCGGTGAAGGCGGTCAACGCCAAGTACACGGTCACGCGCATCTCCGGCACCGACAGGTTCGACACCGCGGTGAAGATCGCGGCGCAGACGGCGGCGGACGACGGCGGGGCGAGCGCCCCCATCTACGTGGCCAGCGGCACCAACTACCCCGACGGCCTGGCCGTGGCTGCCCTGGCGGCCCGCACGGGCGGCGTGGTGCTGCTCACGGACGGGTCGAAGATGCCCGACGCGACGCTGAAGTACCTGCAGACCTACGACCCGAACAGCGAGCTCCTCGTGGCGGTCGGCGGGCCGGCGGCGAAGGCCACCAGCGGCCACGGAGCCGACCGGGCCGTCATCGGCACCGACAGGTACGACACCGCCCGCCGCGTGGCCGAGCTCTTCACCGCTCCGACGGGGTCGGCGCCGGTGCGGTCGGTGGGGCTGGCCACCGGCGACAACTGGCCCGACGCGCTGGCCGGTGCGGCGGCGATGGGCAACCTCGACGGTCCGCTGCTGCTGACGCCGTCGGGCGCGCTGTCGCCGTCCACGTCGTCGGCGCTGACCGCGCTGGCCAAGAAGGGCCGGCCCACGTCGGCACTGGTCTTCGGCGGCTCGTCGGTGGTCTCCACCGGCACCGCCAACGACTTCACCAGCGGCGCCACCCGCTGA